The following proteins are encoded in a genomic region of Sorangiineae bacterium MSr12523:
- a CDS encoding lytic polysaccharide monooxygenase, producing MNFGTFRARALAVVAGTGMTVVAPAAQAHFHLNAPAASLVQDDQGNPQKVGPCGSNTGTPSGQVTTYRPGQAVDISINETVFHPGHYRVALAVNAPSELPKDPKVTEGSSPCGSADIEKQPKFPVLGDGLLVHDAPFRGPQTMRVVLPSNVTCTKCTLQVLEFMGEHDPNCFYYHCANISIQGEAVDAGPGTDAGGTPGGDADAGGGNGGNGENEEIDSGSSGGCSSSGGSTATGGFAGLFALTWLGVVRRRRLRRLTR from the coding sequence ATGAATTTCGGGACGTTTCGGGCGCGTGCGCTCGCGGTGGTCGCGGGCACGGGAATGACGGTGGTGGCGCCCGCGGCGCAGGCCCACTTTCACCTGAATGCACCCGCGGCGTCGCTGGTGCAGGACGATCAGGGCAATCCGCAAAAGGTTGGGCCCTGCGGAAGCAACACCGGAACGCCGTCGGGGCAAGTGACGACGTATCGGCCGGGGCAGGCGGTCGACATCTCCATCAACGAGACGGTTTTTCACCCCGGGCACTACCGGGTGGCCCTCGCGGTGAACGCTCCCAGTGAGCTTCCGAAGGATCCGAAGGTGACGGAGGGCTCGTCGCCGTGCGGGAGCGCCGACATCGAGAAACAGCCCAAGTTTCCCGTGTTGGGCGATGGGCTGCTCGTGCACGACGCTCCGTTTCGCGGACCGCAGACGATGCGCGTGGTGCTGCCGTCCAACGTGACGTGCACCAAGTGCACCTTGCAGGTGCTCGAGTTCATGGGCGAGCACGACCCGAATTGCTTCTATTACCACTGCGCCAACATTTCCATTCAGGGCGAGGCCGTGGATGCGGGCCCGGGCACCGACGCGGGCGGGACGCCGGGCGGCGATGCGGATGCGGGCGGCGGCAATGGCGGGAACGGCGAAAACGAAGAGATCGACAGCGGCTCGTCGGGTGGCTGCTCGTCGAGCGGTGGCTCGACGGCGACGGGCGGGTTCGCGGGGCTGTTCGCGCTCACGTGGCTCGGCGTGGTGCGCCGGCGCCGCCTACGAAGACTGACTCGGTAG
- a CDS encoding DNA polymerase III subunit delta', whose translation MTSSSPSLLLQVKAQPTAIATLERALANGRVHHAYLFDGPDGVGKELAAFGLAQALVCERREGGPHACGECSACKRVIPKSGKPVHPDVMVLERGLYEPAQIGRRTPEATELSIDQVRTLVLARAAFPPHEGRAKVFIIRRADELSIAAANALLKTLEEPGRGTHFILLCSKPDTLLPTIRSRTLRVRFAPLPDGVVAELLAARNVDAEEARTMASLANGSMATALALADPDENGKRQRFVEKALAALDSPDMGIALELAEEAKKNKDSLEVALFALAVRLAERARTTAANGDRQADVAAARYALALQAARDVDANASAQLAVESMMVRMRSV comes from the coding sequence ATGACGTCGTCGTCGCCTTCCCTTCTTTTGCAGGTAAAAGCCCAGCCCACCGCCATCGCCACCTTGGAGCGGGCGCTCGCCAACGGACGCGTCCACCATGCGTACCTGTTCGACGGACCCGACGGCGTGGGAAAAGAGCTTGCGGCCTTCGGGCTTGCGCAAGCTTTGGTCTGCGAGCGGCGTGAGGGCGGGCCGCATGCGTGCGGCGAATGCTCCGCGTGCAAGCGGGTGATTCCGAAATCGGGCAAACCGGTGCATCCCGACGTGATGGTGCTCGAGCGCGGCCTGTACGAGCCAGCGCAGATCGGGCGGCGCACGCCGGAGGCAACGGAGCTTTCCATCGACCAAGTGCGCACCTTGGTGCTGGCGCGGGCCGCGTTTCCGCCGCACGAAGGCCGGGCGAAGGTGTTCATCATCCGGCGCGCCGACGAGTTGAGCATCGCCGCGGCGAATGCGCTTTTGAAGACGCTGGAGGAACCCGGCAGGGGGACGCACTTCATTCTGTTGTGCTCGAAGCCGGACACGCTGCTGCCCACGATCCGGTCGCGCACCCTGCGCGTGCGCTTTGCGCCGCTGCCCGATGGGGTGGTGGCCGAGCTTCTCGCCGCGCGGAACGTGGATGCGGAGGAAGCGCGCACCATGGCCAGCCTGGCCAATGGCAGCATGGCCACGGCACTGGCCCTGGCCGATCCCGACGAGAACGGGAAGCGCCAGCGGTTCGTGGAGAAGGCGCTCGCCGCACTGGATTCGCCCGACATGGGCATCGCCTTGGAGCTGGCCGAGGAGGCGAAAAAGAACAAAGATTCCCTAGAGGTAGCGCTATTTGCCCTAGCCGTTCGGCTCGCGGAACGGGCGCGCACCACGGCGGCCAACGGGGACCGTCAGGCCGATGTCGCCGCAGCACGTTATGCCCTCGCCCTGCAGGCGGCACGGGATGTGGATGCCAACGCCTCTGCGCAGCTGGCGGTGGAATCCATGATGGTGCGCATGAGGAGTGTGTGA
- a CDS encoding MBL fold metallo-hydrolase — MPSSVPSKIRKKIEWFFHRAEGAFLSDAVLAAEGAHLEPKEARARLADSGEHLQAMDLVGRFEQLERALDGDAEKRRAYVGQYGAAGVQCFRAGTETRIYCLAVETFPRHVNNVYVVLEPGSALMLDCGSDLPSSRRDLALGFAVMRDLFREDVRQEALDWCVISHAHYDHFGGSNAVKRETRAHLAVHELDARVLSCFDERLVVVSKDIDVYLRRAGIADDARAVMLGLYTAHKTLFKPVQVDRVLRDGDQIGPGYRVHHVPGHCPGLICLQVHDVLLTSDHVLARITPHQFPQAITPFAGLEHYFHSLAKIRKLEGINYALGGHEEPIWDLRARIDAMANFHRQRLARVLEVCDAPRTVLGVAEALFGHQEGYGFLLAIEEAGAHVEYLHDLGKLRIANLDEVATSRDPVIEYVAR, encoded by the coding sequence ATGCCGTCGTCGGTTCCGTCGAAGATTCGAAAGAAGATCGAGTGGTTCTTTCATCGCGCGGAAGGGGCCTTTCTCTCCGACGCGGTGCTCGCGGCGGAGGGCGCGCACCTCGAGCCGAAGGAGGCGCGCGCGCGTCTGGCCGATAGCGGCGAGCATCTTCAGGCGATGGACCTCGTGGGGCGCTTCGAGCAGCTCGAGCGCGCGCTCGACGGGGATGCCGAAAAACGCCGCGCGTACGTGGGCCAATACGGGGCCGCCGGCGTTCAGTGCTTTCGGGCGGGCACCGAGACGCGCATCTATTGCCTCGCCGTCGAGACGTTTCCAAGGCACGTCAACAACGTGTACGTCGTGTTGGAGCCGGGCTCCGCGCTGATGCTCGACTGCGGCTCGGATCTGCCGAGTTCACGTCGCGACCTCGCCCTGGGCTTTGCCGTCATGCGCGATCTGTTTCGCGAGGACGTGCGCCAGGAGGCCCTCGATTGGTGCGTCATCTCGCACGCGCACTACGACCATTTCGGCGGATCGAACGCGGTGAAGCGCGAGACGCGGGCGCACTTGGCGGTGCACGAACTCGATGCGCGCGTGCTCTCGTGCTTCGACGAGCGGCTCGTCGTCGTTTCCAAGGACATCGACGTGTACCTGCGCCGTGCCGGCATTGCCGACGACGCACGGGCCGTGATGCTCGGGCTGTATACGGCGCACAAGACCCTCTTCAAACCGGTCCAGGTCGACCGCGTGCTGCGCGATGGCGACCAGATTGGTCCTGGCTACCGCGTGCACCATGTCCCCGGGCACTGCCCCGGGCTCATTTGCTTGCAGGTGCACGATGTCCTTTTGACCAGTGACCATGTGCTGGCCCGGATCACACCACACCAATTCCCACAAGCGATTACGCCCTTCGCGGGGCTCGAGCACTACTTTCACAGTTTGGCGAAAATTCGCAAATTGGAAGGCATCAACTACGCGCTGGGCGGCCACGAAGAGCCCATTTGGGATCTGCGCGCGCGCATCGATGCGATGGCCAATTTCCATCGGCAGCGTCTCGCGCGCGTGCTCGAAGTGTGCGACGCACCGCGCACGGTGCTCGGCGTGGCCGAGGCGCTTTTTGGGCACCAGGAGGGGTATGGCTTTCTTCTCGCCATCGAAGAAGCAGGTGCCCACGTGGAGTACCTGCACGATCTCGGAAAGCTCCGCATTGCCAACTTGGACGAGGTGGCCACCTCGCGCGATCCGGTCATCGAATACGTCGCGCGCTGA
- a CDS encoding DUF1579 domain-containing protein, giving the protein MPIPRSPLWLLLAFTALHAGCSPAQAAPPPASPPTTKSAPVSKSPSAIERMLVPGPETEQLARRVGTWDVVMTLRTSPEATPIVISGMIAERTMTGLYLQETMKPAPGSKVPDFRRIDYLTYNKLEARWQYISMDTRAPIGIMAARSYGATNFPEVTVHFDNFAIPGWGQELEGKFMRARHVTTRESDDRDVTRQYWTPVAGAPEWLAVQYEYTRHR; this is encoded by the coding sequence ATGCCCATCCCCAGATCTCCGCTTTGGTTGCTCCTCGCGTTCACCGCCCTCCACGCGGGTTGTTCGCCCGCGCAGGCTGCACCGCCACCGGCGAGCCCTCCGACCACGAAGTCCGCACCCGTTTCCAAATCGCCCTCGGCCATCGAGCGCATGCTCGTTCCCGGCCCCGAGACCGAGCAGCTCGCCCGCCGCGTGGGCACCTGGGACGTGGTGATGACGTTGCGCACGTCCCCGGAGGCCACGCCGATCGTCATCTCCGGCATGATCGCCGAGCGCACCATGACGGGGCTGTATCTGCAGGAGACCATGAAGCCAGCGCCCGGCTCGAAGGTGCCGGACTTCCGCCGCATCGATTACCTCACGTACAACAAGCTGGAGGCGCGCTGGCAGTACATCTCGATGGACACGCGTGCGCCCATCGGCATCATGGCCGCGCGAAGCTACGGGGCCACGAACTTCCCCGAGGTGACCGTACACTTCGACAATTTCGCCATCCCGGGCTGGGGCCAGGAGCTCGAGGGCAAGTTCATGCGCGCCCGCCACGTGACCACGCGCGAATCCGACGACCGCGACGTTACGCGCCAATACTGGACCCCCGTCGCCGGCGCCCCC